One window of Triticum dicoccoides isolate Atlit2015 ecotype Zavitan chromosome 5A, WEW_v2.0, whole genome shotgun sequence genomic DNA carries:
- the LOC119300270 gene encoding uncharacterized protein LOC119300270 — protein sequence MYAGSPLCESASAHTHSHSIGSPLFPTRNPRVRRRTMPPPPPVLLDELIEEVLLRIPPDEPACLFRASAVCKPWRRILAGRRFRRRYREFHGTPPILGLFHQRVRFVPTSALLPAHSGLPDWFAMDCRHGRALFAHIGDDEKTLDLIVLDPVTGHQRRVPWPHDDWAKCSAAVLCAAQGCHHHSCQDGHFFVAFVVTKKKKVSLGWLYSSETRMWSNLNSLHHSNVKFTNDFGESSVLLGDALYFNGGRIMECQLGTLRLSSFEKPIDRYGILMIAEDGGLGFAAVVDVTNLTLWSREAGPEGAMGWTPLRVIDLKMLLPDVDLSIKSFETTEYIPTFGGAVYEFPCPRVSGFAEGTHVIFVTTSVGSYMVDLKTGRASKVSDPGRLFFPFMSFYIPAMEAASTGEGQ from the exons ATGTACGCCGGCAGTCCACTCTGCGAGTCAGCGAGCGCGCACACACACTCGCACTCGATCGGCTCTCCACTTTTCCCCACCCGAAACCCTCGCGTCCGCCGCCGcaccatgccgccgccgccgccggtgctgCTGGACGAGCTCATCGAGGAGGTGCTCCTCCGGATCCCCCCCGACGAGCCCGCCTGCCTCTTCCGCGCCTCCGCCGTCTGCAAGCCCTGGCGCCGCATCCTCGCCGGCCGGCGCTTTCGCCGCCGCTACCGCGAGTTCCACGGAACACCTCCCATCCTGGGACTCTTCCATCagcgggtccgcttcgtccccaccTCCGCCCTCCTCCCCGCCCATTCCGGCCTCCCCGACTGGTTTGCCATGGACTGCCGCCACGGCCGCGCCCTCTTCGCCCACATCGGCGACGACGAGAAGACCCTTGACCTCATCGTATTGGACCCTGTGACGGGTCACCAGCGCCGCGTGCCCTGGCCCCATGACGACTGGGCCAAGTGCAGTGCGGCGGTGCTCTGCGCCGCACAAGGCTGCCACCACCACAGTTGCCAAGACGGCCATTTCTTTGTGGCCTTCGTCGTGACCAAGAAGAAAAAAGTCTCATTGGGCTGGCTCTACTCATCCGAGACGCGCATGTGGAGCAACCTCAATTCTCTTCATCACTCCAATGTCAAATTTACCAATGACTTTGGTGAGTCTAGCGTCCTTTTGGGCGATGCTCTCTACTTTAACGGTGGTCGCATCATGGAGTGCCAACTTGGTACACTCCGCCTGTCATCGTTCGAGAAGCCGATCGATCGTTATGGGATTCTCATGATAGCGGAGGACGGTGGGCTGGGATTCGCTGCTGTGGTGGATGTTACAAATCTAACCCTTTGGTCGAGGGAGGCCGGACCCGAGGGAGCCATGGGATGGACACCACTCAGGGTGATTGATCTGAAGATGCTACTCCCTGATGTCGACCTCTCCATCAAAAGTTTCGAAACAACTGAATATATCCCAACATTTGGAGGTGCGGTTTATGAGTTTCCCTGTCCACGGGTGAGTGGCTTCGCGGAGGGCACACATGTCATTTTTGTTACCACAAGTGTTGGTTCCTACATGGTCGATCTCAAGACTGGGCGAGCCAGCAAGGTGTCTGATCCTGGCAGACTATTCTTTCCCTTCATGAGCTTCTACATCCCAG CAATGGAAGCAGCTTCTACGGGCGAAGGGCAATGA